The genomic interval CGGCTGGCACTTCTCCTGCTGGTAGTGCTCCCGTTGTTGGTGGTGCTCCAGTTGGCACTCGCCCATCTGGAGCTGCTCCGGCTGGGACTTCCCCTGCTGGTGGCGCTCCccctgctggtggagctcgCCCTGCTGGTAGTGCTCCCCCTGCTGGTGGCGCTCCAGTTGGTGCTTCCCCATCTGGTGCTCCGGCTGGCGCTCCcccagctgctggtgctcCTGCTGCCACTCCtcctgctggtggtgcgCCGGCTGGCGCTCTccctgctggtggtgctcctGCTGCCACTCCCCCAGCTGGTGCTCCGGCGGGCGTTCCccctgctggtggagctCCTCCGACGACTTCCCCTGCTGGAGCTCCTGCTGGCGGTGTCCCTGGACCGGCTCCTCCCTCCTTCGCCATCTCCCCATCCTCTGCATCCAGCATTCACAGTGCTGCTCCTTCGCTCTTCACGGGCGGCACCGTTCCGGATCGACAGCTCTCGGCCAACAtggtcgccgccgcggtgTTCCTgggagctgctgctgctctttAAATTAGTTATGAGACGTGATGTTATATGGCTGGATATCTATGTGGTCCTGTCCCTTGCTGATCCGAACAAGTGCATACTTGCTTGTTTTGGCTGTAATAATGTTaccaaagaagaaacaatgCTATGACTGTTGCTACCTGAACTACTAACCAGTAAAGAATGGGCCTGCTATAGTGCACCCTAAACAGGCGGGTGCACGTGACGAGAAACACGAAAAAACACGCGCGCGTCTTGTCTCTCTGGCGACATTCGGTATTTTTCTCTAGTCTTCCCCTCCgctccttccttcctcttcctccatccGTCCTCTGCCTCCCTCATCCTTCCATCCTCCAATCCGCTCGCTCGTTCTAATTATCTCCTGTTCTC from Penicillium psychrofluorescens genome assembly, chromosome: 5 carries:
- a CDS encoding uncharacterized protein (ID:PFLUO_008191-T1.cds;~source:funannotate); protein product: MGRWRRREEPVQGHRQQELQQGKSSEELHQQGERPPEHQLGEWQQEHHQQGERQPAHHQQEEWQQEHQQLGERQPEHQMGKHQLERHQQGEHYQQGELHQQGERHQQGKSQPEQLQMGECQLEHHQQREHYQQEKCQPEQHQNPQ